One Halobacterium zhouii genomic region harbors:
- a CDS encoding acyl-CoA dehydrogenase family protein — MLDYVDLEADLSSEERLIRDTAREFVEDNVRPDVGEHFIEGTFPTDLIPEMGELGFYAPNLEGYGLPNVSETAYGLLMQELEACDSGLRSMASVQGALVMYPIHAFGSDEQKERWLPELGSGDAVGCFGLTEPEHGSNPSGMETYAEKDGDEYVLNGSKTWITNSPIADVAVVWARDRSAEDDPVRGFLVETDRDGVTTNKIDEKLSLRASITGEIGLQDVRVSEADVLPGVSGMKGPLSCLTQARYGIAWGAVGAARDCFETARGYATDREQFDQPIGGFQIQQEKLAEMATQITTSQLLAHRLADLKERGDLRPQHVSMAKRNNVRMARDQSRTAREMLGGNGITTDYSPMRHMLNMETVYTYEGTHDIHTLILGEDLTGIPAYD, encoded by the coding sequence ATGCTGGACTACGTGGACCTGGAAGCGGACCTCTCCTCGGAGGAGCGACTCATCCGGGACACTGCCCGGGAGTTCGTCGAGGACAACGTCCGTCCGGACGTCGGCGAGCACTTCATCGAGGGGACGTTCCCGACCGACCTCATCCCGGAGATGGGCGAACTCGGATTCTACGCGCCGAACCTCGAGGGGTATGGCCTGCCGAACGTGAGCGAGACGGCCTACGGCCTCCTGATGCAGGAACTCGAAGCGTGTGACTCGGGCCTGCGCTCGATGGCGAGCGTGCAGGGCGCACTCGTCATGTACCCGATTCACGCGTTCGGGAGCGACGAGCAGAAGGAGCGCTGGCTCCCGGAGCTGGGTTCGGGCGACGCCGTCGGCTGTTTCGGTCTCACGGAACCCGAGCACGGGTCGAACCCCTCGGGAATGGAGACGTACGCGGAGAAGGACGGCGACGAGTACGTGCTGAACGGCTCGAAGACGTGGATCACGAACTCGCCAATCGCGGACGTCGCCGTCGTCTGGGCGCGCGACCGCTCCGCCGAGGACGACCCCGTCCGTGGATTCCTCGTGGAGACCGACCGCGACGGCGTGACGACGAACAAGATAGACGAGAAACTCAGCCTGCGCGCCTCGATCACGGGCGAAATCGGTCTGCAGGACGTGCGGGTCTCCGAGGCGGACGTGCTGCCGGGCGTCTCGGGGATGAAGGGGCCGCTGTCCTGCCTGACGCAGGCGCGCTACGGCATCGCGTGGGGCGCGGTCGGCGCCGCCCGCGACTGCTTCGAGACCGCTCGGGGCTACGCCACCGACCGCGAGCAGTTCGACCAGCCCATCGGTGGCTTTCAGATCCAACAGGAGAAACTCGCGGAGATGGCGACCCAGATTACGACCAGTCAGTTGCTCGCCCACCGCCTCGCCGACCTCAAGGAGCGCGGCGACCTCCGCCCGCAGCACGTCTCGATGGCCAAGCGCAACAACGTCCGCATGGCCCGCGACCAGTCCCGCACCGCCCGCGAGATGCTCGGCGGCAACGGCATCACCACGGACTACTCGCCGATGCGCCACATGCTGAACATGGAGACCGTCTACACCTACGAGGGCACTCACGACATCCACACGCTGATTCTCGGCGAGGACCTCACCGGCATCCCCGCGTACGACTAG
- the merB gene encoding organomercurial lyase — protein sequence MDCDCCAATDGGTAREESTADATSKSAPESAAGTRLPDNVVDAFATAYDRPPADTLDEWVAMLPDLFPDWPPAAEQLCHTEDGPHRASTPDDEHRFVCVLDPMLLPYLTGDPVTIHSTPPEGEDVTLDVAADGAVEAPPGAVVSFGAIPEAPDGDVTPEHTYAAICPAIHVFPSLADYERWDAGANAETTPLSVERATALVAQMATSSSRTPTCSDVHQP from the coding sequence ATGGACTGTGATTGCTGCGCCGCGACCGACGGCGGCACCGCCCGCGAGGAATCGACTGCCGACGCGACGTCGAAGTCGGCACCTGAATCGGCCGCCGGGACGCGACTGCCCGACAACGTCGTCGACGCGTTCGCCACCGCGTACGACCGGCCACCGGCCGACACGCTCGACGAGTGGGTGGCGATGCTCCCGGACCTGTTCCCGGACTGGCCGCCCGCCGCCGAGCAACTCTGTCACACCGAGGACGGCCCGCACCGCGCGAGCACGCCGGACGACGAGCACCGCTTCGTCTGCGTGCTGGACCCGATGCTACTCCCGTATCTCACCGGCGACCCGGTCACTATCCACTCGACACCCCCCGAGGGCGAGGACGTGACGCTCGACGTCGCGGCGGACGGCGCCGTCGAGGCACCGCCGGGCGCCGTCGTCTCCTTCGGCGCCATTCCGGAGGCCCCGGACGGCGACGTCACTCCCGAACACACGTACGCCGCTATCTGTCCGGCCATCCACGTCTTCCCGTCGCTCGCGGACTACGAGCGCTGGGACGCGGGCGCGAACGCCGAAACGACGCCGCTGTCCGTCGAGCGCGCGACGGCGCTCGTCGCGCAGATGGCCACCTCGTCGTCGCGAACGCCGACGTGCTCGGACGTCCACCAGCCGTGA
- a CDS encoding winged helix-turn-helix transcriptional regulator codes for MELLSRTHAMQVVCGVAHMGPARYRDIEDALDASSSTLSARLDELAEAGLLEREQYDEIPPRVEYDLTDDGRELAVRLEPVLEWASER; via the coding sequence ATGGAGTTGCTTAGTCGAACGCACGCGATGCAGGTGGTGTGCGGTGTGGCGCACATGGGGCCCGCGCGCTACCGCGACATCGAGGACGCGCTCGACGCCTCCAGTTCTACGCTCTCCGCGCGCCTCGACGAACTCGCAGAGGCGGGGCTACTCGAACGCGAGCAGTACGACGAAATTCCGCCCCGCGTCGAGTACGACCTCACGGACGACGGCAGGGAGCTCGCCGTTCGGCTGGAGCCGGTGCTGGAGTGGGCGAGCGAACGATAG
- a CDS encoding thiol-disulfide oxidoreductase DCC family protein: protein MPDHPPRVVYDDVCGFCTWCAAFAARHGDVEVVGFSDLTADQLARLPDDYEDCAHFLTDDAVYSCGESVERALKYDFPALRYVFGALRAIPGYETAREKLYRWGADRRDWWGKFLRESPPALEQ from the coding sequence ATGCCAGACCATCCACCGCGAGTCGTGTACGACGACGTCTGTGGCTTCTGTACGTGGTGTGCGGCGTTCGCCGCGCGCCACGGCGACGTCGAAGTCGTCGGCTTCTCGGACCTGACGGCGGACCAGCTCGCGCGCCTCCCCGACGACTACGAGGACTGCGCGCACTTCCTCACCGACGACGCCGTCTACTCCTGCGGGGAGAGCGTCGAACGAGCCCTGAAATACGACTTCCCCGCGCTCCGGTACGTCTTCGGCGCACTCCGTGCGATTCCGGGGTACGAAACTGCTCGCGAGAAGCTCTACCGGTGGGGCGCGGACCGCCGCGACTGGTGGGGGAAGTTCCTCCGGGAGTCGCCGCCCGCGCTGGAACAGTAG
- a CDS encoding cupin domain-containing protein yields the protein MHRVRLADLETRMGPADRSLPLSDALGAANVALNHYELAPGDSFAYGFHAHENQEEVFYVQEGTVTFRTLDGDVEVSAGELVRFGPGEFQRGVNESEERVRALAIGAPQDPGDTEILRACEECGEETPHDLELADDQSAVLAVCAECGTTTGTFD from the coding sequence ATGCACCGAGTCCGTCTCGCGGACCTCGAAACCCGGATGGGGCCCGCCGACCGCAGCCTCCCGCTGTCGGACGCGCTCGGCGCGGCGAACGTCGCGCTGAACCACTACGAACTCGCGCCCGGCGACAGTTTCGCGTACGGCTTCCACGCCCACGAGAACCAGGAGGAGGTGTTCTACGTGCAGGAGGGAACGGTCACGTTCCGCACGCTCGACGGGGACGTCGAGGTGAGCGCGGGTGAACTCGTCCGCTTCGGCCCGGGCGAGTTCCAGCGCGGCGTCAACGAGAGCGAGGAGCGCGTTCGCGCGCTCGCCATCGGCGCGCCCCAGGACCCCGGCGACACCGAGATCCTGCGCGCCTGCGAGGAGTGCGGCGAGGAGACGCCTCACGATCTCGAGCTTGCGGACGACCAGTCCGCCGTGCTCGCAGTGTGCGCGGAGTGTGGCACCACGACCGGTACGTTCGACTGA
- a CDS encoding type 1 glutamine amidotransferase codes for MSRPRLALLNAAHDPTDTTRNFRRELDADLVEFHVAEGELPDHFEFDGVSASTASGVSEDRRSSGCGESPIRNSSSEERSEFDGVVVTGSRSSVYWDEEWIPPLVEYVEDAHERGVPVLGVCFGHQVLAEALGGDVGDMGEYEIGYREVTQTADSPLLEDVPETFTAFTTHSDAVTELPPDAALLAENDYGVHAFRVDDSYGVQFHPEYDTGTAERVTTRKDDLPEEREREVLAGITPENYEAACETKRLFENFTDQIASG; via the coding sequence ATGAGTAGGCCGCGTCTCGCGCTGTTGAACGCCGCCCACGACCCGACGGACACGACGCGGAACTTCCGGCGGGAACTCGACGCCGACCTCGTAGAGTTCCACGTTGCCGAGGGCGAACTCCCCGACCACTTCGAGTTCGACGGGGTCTCCGCGAGCACAGCGAGCGGAGTCTCCGAAGATCGAAGATCTTCGGGATGTGGCGAATCTCCGATTCGCAACAGCTCGTCGGAGGAGCGAAGCGAGTTCGACGGTGTCGTCGTCACCGGCTCTCGGTCCTCCGTGTACTGGGACGAGGAGTGGATTCCGCCGCTCGTGGAGTACGTCGAGGACGCCCACGAGCGCGGCGTCCCCGTGCTCGGCGTCTGCTTCGGGCACCAGGTGCTCGCCGAGGCGCTCGGCGGCGACGTCGGCGACATGGGCGAGTACGAGATCGGCTACCGAGAGGTCACGCAGACCGCCGACTCGCCGCTCCTCGAGGACGTCCCGGAGACGTTCACGGCGTTCACGACGCACTCGGACGCGGTCACCGAACTGCCGCCGGACGCCGCCCTGCTCGCCGAGAACGACTACGGCGTCCACGCGTTCCGCGTCGATGACTCCTACGGCGTGCAGTTCCACCCCGAGTACGACACCGGTACCGCCGAGCGCGTGACCACGCGGAAGGACGACCTTCCCGAGGAGCGCGAGCGCGAGGTGCTCGCTGGCATCACGCCTGAGAACTACGAAGCGGCCTGCGAGACCAAGCGCCTGTTCGAGAACTTCACCGACCAGATCGCTAGCGGATAG
- a CDS encoding HD domain-containing protein, translated as MRAIKDSVHDYIEVDGVAEALLDTPPVQRLRHIKQLSTVRLVYPSANHTRFEHSLGVYHLADRALSHLDVTGARADTVRAAAFLHDVGHGPYGHQTEGIIQRRLDRHHDEVEDLLASGAVGDVLRDHGLDPQRVAAMVEGEGRLGQLVAGELDVDRMDYLVRDAHHTGVPYGTIDHGRLLRALAFRDGDLVLDEGNVQTAESVLVGRALMNATVYRHHVSRITGSMLERASTRLLDESNLDTETFARMTDGQLLGALDDHDATTEAARRIAERDLYKRAVWTERAAVPDDVVAADHDEIQEFERTIAATAGVSPEHVLVDNPGQPSMPESSVRVAVNGDVRPLHEQSPLVKGMQEAQRVQWRFGVYAPDDCAPEVAAAAERELGLAGVGDVNA; from the coding sequence ATGCGCGCCATCAAGGACAGCGTCCACGACTACATCGAGGTCGACGGCGTCGCCGAGGCCCTACTGGACACGCCGCCGGTCCAGCGTCTGCGCCACATCAAGCAGTTGAGCACGGTCCGCCTGGTCTACCCCTCGGCGAACCACACGCGCTTCGAGCACTCGCTGGGCGTCTACCACCTCGCGGACCGCGCGCTCTCCCACCTCGACGTCACCGGTGCGCGCGCCGACACCGTCCGCGCCGCTGCGTTCCTCCACGACGTCGGCCACGGCCCGTACGGCCACCAGACCGAGGGCATCATCCAGCGCCGCCTCGACCGCCACCACGACGAGGTCGAGGACCTGCTCGCGTCCGGCGCCGTCGGGGACGTGCTCCGCGACCACGGACTCGACCCCCAGCGCGTCGCCGCGATGGTCGAGGGCGAGGGCCGCCTCGGCCAACTCGTCGCGGGGGAACTCGACGTCGACCGGATGGACTACCTGGTGCGGGACGCCCACCACACCGGCGTGCCTTACGGCACCATCGACCACGGCCGCCTGCTGCGCGCGCTCGCGTTCCGCGACGGCGACCTGGTGCTCGACGAGGGCAACGTCCAGACCGCCGAGAGCGTACTCGTCGGACGCGCCCTCATGAACGCCACCGTCTACCGCCACCACGTCTCCCGAATCACGGGTTCGATGCTCGAACGCGCGAGCACCCGGTTACTCGACGAGAGTAACCTCGACACGGAGACGTTCGCGCGCATGACCGACGGCCAGTTGCTCGGCGCACTCGACGACCACGACGCCACCACGGAGGCCGCGCGCCGCATCGCTGAACGCGACCTCTACAAGCGCGCGGTCTGGACCGAACGCGCCGCCGTCCCCGACGACGTCGTCGCCGCGGACCACGACGAAATCCAGGAGTTCGAACGCACTATCGCCGCCACCGCGGGCGTCTCGCCGGAGCACGTTCTCGTGGACAACCCCGGTCAGCCGTCGATGCCAGAATCCTCCGTGCGTGTGGCGGTCAACGGGGACGTCCGCCCGCTCCACGAGCAGAGCCCGCTCGTGAAGGGGATGCAGGAAGCCCAGCGCGTCCAGTGGCGCTTCGGTGTCTACGCGCCCGACGACTGCGCCCCCGAGGTCGCCGCCGCCGCCGAACGCGAACTCGGTCTCGCGGGCGTAGGCGACGTGAACGCCTGA
- the alaS gene encoding alanine--tRNA ligase, translated as MSELEAEYRLDYFEEEGFERRECTECGAHFWTRDPDRTTCGEPPCEDYQFIDNPGLDEELELGEMRERILSYFEDNGHERIDPYPVAANRWRDDVLLTQASIYDFQPHVTSGETPPPANPLVVSQPCIRMQDIDNVGKTGRHTMAFEMLGHHAFNADEGTDYAYSGEVYWKEETVEYCEGLFAEMGVDLEDVTFIEDPWVGGGNAGPAFEVIYRGLELATLVFMSLELDPDGEYEMKDGNTYSKIDRRVVDTGYGVERWTWMSQGTATVYEAIYPDTIEFLKEQAGIDYTEKEEELVHRAAKLSGHLDIDEAEDVEAARDNIADKLGVETERLTELLRPLEDIYAIADHSRVLAYMFGDGIVPSNVGTGYLARMVLRRTKRLVDNVGADVPLDELVDMQAERLGYENRDTVRSIVRSEVEKYAETLDRGGRKVRQLAAEYAERGEPIPSAELIELYDSHGIQPDMVEEIAAEEGASVETPDDFYSLVADRHDEGGALGGDGEGDERLTDLPETESLYYDDQYRSEFEAVVLDVFEREGEDGDTVYDVVLDQTMFYPEGGGQPADRGTLSTDDRTVDVADVQERDGVVLHRTRVNPGKGEFVRGQIDVDRRRRLMAHHTATHVVVHAARQVLGEHVRQAGAQKGTGSSRIDIQHYERLDRETVERIERVANDIVTENTSVQQEWPDRHQAEEKYGFDLYQGGIPTGENIRLIHVGEDVQACGGTHVKRTGEIGTIKILNAERVQDGVERLTFAAGKAAIEHVQELENDLFAAADAFDVAPDEVPETAERFFTEWKERGKTIEDLKEQLAAARASGGAGGEEVDVAGTTAVVQRVDGDMDELRATANALVDDGKIAVVGSGRDSAQFVVGVPDGVPVNAGEVVGELAGMVGGGGGGPADFAQGGGPKSEELDDALERAPDVLKEVASA; from the coding sequence ATGAGCGAACTCGAAGCCGAATACCGCCTCGACTACTTCGAGGAGGAGGGATTCGAGCGCCGGGAGTGCACCGAGTGTGGTGCCCACTTCTGGACGCGGGACCCCGACAGAACGACCTGCGGCGAACCGCCGTGTGAGGACTACCAGTTCATCGACAACCCGGGTCTCGACGAGGAACTCGAACTCGGGGAGATGCGCGAACGCATCCTCTCGTACTTCGAGGACAACGGCCACGAGCGCATCGACCCGTACCCGGTCGCGGCGAACCGGTGGCGCGACGACGTGCTGCTGACCCAGGCCTCTATCTACGACTTCCAGCCCCACGTCACGTCCGGGGAGACGCCGCCGCCCGCGAACCCGCTGGTGGTCTCCCAGCCCTGCATCCGGATGCAGGACATCGACAACGTCGGGAAGACCGGCCGCCACACGATGGCCTTCGAGATGCTCGGCCACCACGCGTTCAACGCCGACGAGGGCACCGACTACGCCTACTCGGGCGAGGTGTACTGGAAGGAGGAGACCGTGGAGTACTGCGAGGGCCTCTTCGCGGAGATGGGCGTCGACCTCGAGGACGTCACGTTCATCGAAGACCCCTGGGTGGGCGGCGGGAACGCCGGCCCCGCCTTCGAGGTCATCTACCGCGGCCTCGAACTCGCGACGCTCGTGTTCATGTCCCTCGAACTCGACCCCGACGGCGAGTACGAGATGAAGGACGGCAACACGTACTCGAAGATAGACCGCCGGGTCGTCGACACGGGGTACGGCGTGGAGCGCTGGACGTGGATGAGCCAGGGCACCGCAACCGTCTACGAGGCCATCTACCCGGACACCATCGAATTCCTGAAAGAGCAGGCCGGCATCGACTACACGGAGAAAGAGGAGGAACTCGTCCACCGCGCGGCGAAGCTCTCGGGCCACCTCGACATCGACGAGGCCGAGGACGTGGAGGCGGCGCGGGACAACATCGCGGACAAACTCGGCGTGGAGACCGAGCGACTCACCGAACTACTGCGCCCGCTCGAGGACATCTACGCCATCGCCGACCACTCCCGCGTCCTCGCGTACATGTTCGGGGACGGCATCGTGCCGTCGAACGTCGGCACGGGCTACCTCGCGCGGATGGTGCTGCGGCGCACCAAACGTCTCGTGGACAACGTCGGCGCCGACGTCCCTCTCGACGAACTCGTGGACATGCAGGCCGAACGCCTCGGCTACGAGAACCGCGACACCGTCCGGAGCATCGTCCGGTCGGAGGTCGAGAAGTACGCCGAGACGCTCGACCGCGGCGGACGAAAGGTACGCCAGCTCGCCGCCGAGTACGCCGAGCGCGGCGAGCCGATTCCCTCGGCCGAACTCATCGAACTGTACGACTCCCACGGCATCCAGCCGGACATGGTCGAGGAAATCGCCGCGGAGGAGGGTGCGAGCGTGGAGACGCCCGACGACTTCTACTCGCTGGTGGCCGACCGGCACGACGAGGGCGGCGCGCTCGGCGGCGACGGCGAGGGGGACGAACGACTCACGGACCTCCCGGAGACGGAGTCGCTGTACTACGACGACCAGTACCGCTCGGAGTTCGAGGCCGTGGTGCTCGACGTGTTCGAGCGCGAGGGCGAGGACGGCGACACCGTCTACGACGTCGTGCTCGACCAGACGATGTTCTACCCGGAGGGCGGCGGCCAGCCCGCCGACCGCGGTACGCTCTCGACGGACGACCGCACGGTGGACGTCGCGGACGTCCAGGAGCGGGACGGCGTCGTGCTCCACCGGACGCGCGTGAACCCCGGGAAGGGCGAGTTCGTGCGCGGCCAGATCGACGTGGACCGCCGCCGACGCCTGATGGCCCACCACACCGCGACCCACGTCGTCGTCCACGCCGCCCGGCAGGTGCTCGGCGAGCACGTCCGCCAGGCCGGCGCGCAGAAGGGCACGGGTAGCTCCCGCATCGACATCCAGCATTACGAGCGCCTCGACCGCGAGACGGTCGAGCGCATCGAGCGCGTCGCCAACGACATCGTCACCGAGAACACCTCCGTCCAGCAGGAGTGGCCGGACCGCCACCAGGCCGAGGAGAAGTACGGCTTCGACCTCTACCAGGGCGGCATCCCCACCGGGGAGAACATCCGCCTCATCCACGTCGGAGAGGACGTACAGGCCTGCGGCGGAACACACGTCAAGCGCACCGGCGAGATCGGCACCATCAAGATTCTGAACGCAGAGCGCGTGCAGGACGGCGTCGAGCGCCTGACGTTCGCTGCCGGCAAGGCCGCCATCGAGCACGTCCAGGAACTGGAGAACGACCTGTTCGCCGCGGCCGACGCGTTCGACGTCGCGCCCGACGAGGTTCCCGAGACCGCCGAGCGCTTCTTCACGGAGTGGAAAGAGCGCGGCAAGACCATCGAGGACCTCAAGGAACAGCTCGCAGCGGCCCGCGCCTCCGGCGGCGCTGGCGGCGAGGAGGTCGACGTCGCGGGCACCACCGCCGTCGTCCAGCGGGTCGACGGCGACATGGACGAACTCCGCGCGACCGCGAACGCGCTCGTCGACGACGGCAAGATAGCGGTCGTCGGGTCCGGCCGAGACAGTGCGCAGTTCGTCGTGGGCGTCCCCGACGGCGTGCCTGTGAACGCGGGCGAGGTCGTCGGCGAACTCGCGGGCATGGTCGGCGGCGGTGGCGGCGGCCCCGCGGACTTCGCGCAGGGCGGCGGCCCGAAGAGCGAGGAACTCGACGACGCGCTCGAACGAGCGCCGGACGTGCTGAAGGAAGTCGCGAGCGCATAG